Proteins from a genomic interval of bacterium:
- a CDS encoding nitrous oxide reductase family maturation protein NosD — translation RYGLHFMFSDRCRYERNLFRGNGAGVAVMYTRHVEMTGNRFEDNRGSASFGLLLKEISDSRVDRNVFRSNTVGLYAEGANRTVVQDNDFVSNGWAVRILANSLASEFRRNNFVGNTFDVATNSRSSHSTFEHNHWDTYRGYDLDRDGTGDVPHHPVRLFSLLVERIEPALALLRSPFVSLLDAAERVLPVLTPEALVDRAPAMRAFAREETS, via the coding sequence GCGCTACGGGCTCCACTTCATGTTCTCCGACAGGTGCCGGTACGAGCGCAACCTGTTCCGTGGGAACGGCGCGGGCGTGGCCGTGATGTACACGCGGCACGTGGAGATGACGGGCAACCGGTTCGAGGACAACCGGGGCAGCGCGTCGTTCGGGCTGCTGCTGAAGGAGATCTCGGACAGCCGCGTGGATCGCAACGTCTTCCGCTCCAACACCGTGGGGCTCTACGCGGAGGGTGCGAACCGCACCGTCGTCCAGGACAACGACTTCGTTTCGAACGGCTGGGCGGTGCGGATCCTGGCCAACTCGCTGGCCAGCGAGTTCCGACGCAACAACTTCGTCGGGAACACGTTCGACGTCGCGACGAACAGCCGCTCGAGTCACAGCACGTTCGAGCACAACCACTGGGACACCTACCGGGGCTACGACCTGGACCGGGACGGCACGGGCGATGTGCCGCACCACCCGGTCCGGCTGTTCTCGCTCCTGGTGGAGCGCATCGAGCCGGCGCTCGCGCTGCTGCGCAGCCCGTTCGTCTCGTTGCTGGACGCGGCGGAGCGCGTGTTGCCCGTGCTCACGCCGGAAGCGCTCGTGGACCGCGCGCCCGCGATGCGCGCGTTCGCGCGGGAGGAGACGTCGTGA
- a CDS encoding copper ABC transporter ATP-binding protein: MIRLEDVHKRYGRLEVLKGLDLGFEAGTVTAVAGPNGSGKSTLLRIVLGLVRPDRGRVYFDGKPLNGDWRYRERVGYMPQVAAFPENLTGAEVLALLKDLRGNPADTDEELVDAFALGPELGKPVRTLSTGTRQKVSAAAAFLFRPDVLVLDEPTAGLDPAASAALKDKILREKAAGRTFILSSHIMSELEELADRVVFLLDGTVRYAGPALGLAAETGQANLERAVAQLMRRTAS; this comes from the coding sequence GTGATCCGGCTCGAGGACGTGCACAAGCGGTACGGCCGGCTGGAAGTGCTGAAGGGCCTCGACCTGGGGTTCGAGGCCGGCACGGTCACCGCGGTGGCGGGGCCGAACGGCTCCGGCAAGAGCACGCTGCTGCGCATCGTGCTGGGGCTGGTGCGACCGGACCGCGGCCGCGTCTACTTCGACGGCAAGCCGCTGAACGGCGACTGGCGCTACCGGGAGCGGGTCGGCTACATGCCGCAGGTCGCGGCGTTCCCGGAGAACCTGACGGGCGCCGAGGTGCTGGCGCTGCTCAAGGACCTGCGGGGCAACCCTGCGGATACCGACGAGGAGCTGGTGGACGCATTCGCGCTGGGCCCGGAGCTGGGCAAGCCGGTCCGCACGCTGTCCACGGGCACGCGGCAGAAGGTGAGCGCGGCCGCCGCGTTCCTGTTCCGCCCGGACGTGCTGGTGCTGGACGAGCCGACGGCAGGGCTGGACCCCGCGGCGAGCGCGGCGCTCAAGGACAAGATCCTGCGGGAGAAGGCGGCGGGCCGGACGTTCATCCTCTCGTCCCACATCATGAGCGAGCTGGAGGAGCTGGCGGACCGCGTGGTCTTCCTGCTGGACGGCACGGTGCGCTACGCCGGGCCGGCGCTCGGGTTGGCGGCGGAAACGGGGCAGGCGAACCTCGAGCGGGCGGTCGCCCAGCTCATGCGGAGGACGGCATCGTGA
- a CDS encoding ABC transporter permease yields the protein MVNGAVKVIRYELRDVLRSRWVLAYTLFFLGFCELLFRTQGSGTRVLLSLVNVVLLLVPLVAIVFGTVYLYGSRAFIELLLAQPLSRGRLFAGLYIGLAASLAGAFLLGVGIPFALHGAGEPGVYGTLLVLALCGTLLTFVFTGLAVWIATRFEDRLKGFGAAILLWLAFAIVYDGVVLVIAAAFADYPLERAMITLMMLNPVDLARVLMLLRLDVAALMGYTGAAFERFFGSGAGAALALTALLAWWAAPVALGLRAFRRKDF from the coding sequence ATCGTGAACGGTGCGGTGAAGGTCATCCGATACGAGCTGCGGGACGTGCTGCGCAGCCGCTGGGTTCTCGCGTATACGTTGTTCTTCCTCGGTTTCTGTGAGCTGCTGTTCCGCACACAGGGCAGCGGGACACGGGTGCTGCTCAGCCTGGTCAACGTGGTGCTGCTGCTGGTGCCGCTGGTCGCGATCGTGTTCGGCACCGTCTACCTGTACGGCTCGCGCGCCTTCATCGAGCTGCTGCTGGCGCAGCCGCTGAGCCGCGGCCGGCTGTTCGCCGGGCTGTACATCGGTCTCGCGGCGTCGCTGGCCGGGGCGTTCCTGCTGGGCGTCGGCATCCCGTTCGCGCTGCACGGGGCAGGGGAGCCAGGAGTGTATGGCACGCTGCTGGTGCTCGCGCTGTGCGGGACTCTCCTCACCTTCGTCTTCACCGGCCTGGCCGTCTGGATCGCGACGCGCTTCGAGGACCGCCTCAAGGGCTTCGGCGCCGCGATCCTGCTCTGGCTCGCCTTCGCGATCGTCTACGACGGCGTGGTGCTCGTCATCGCCGCTGCGTTCGCGGACTACCCCCTCGAGCGGGCCATGATCACGCTGATGATGCTGAACCCGGTGGACCTCGCCCGGGTGCTGATGCTGCTTCGGCTCGACGTCGCCGCGCTCATGGGCTACACCGGTGCCGCGTTCGAGCGGTTCTTCGGCAGCGGTGCGGGCGCGGCGCTGGCGCTGACCGCGCTGCTGGCGTGGTGGGCGGCGCCGGTGGCGCTGGGGCTACGGGCGTTTCGGAGGAAGGATTTCTGA
- a CDS encoding histidine kinase, translating into MVSNVSSIPSAEVPRRDADRILGAILDIAADAIITIDEDQRILIFNQGAEEIFGYSRDEVIGQPLDILIPERFRRGHRGLHIPAFAAGPERARRMAERSQIYGLRKDGTEFPAEASISKLEVDGRLLFTAVLRDITERQRAAERLQVLADAGRELASSLDYEVTLRNIARIAVQSLADFCSVDIVQDDGTARLVVAHRDPEDADLAAALQRIPLDRSRPHPVWKVLDSGESVLIDDFSEAFLAEIAANDEHLRVLREMAVRSVLSVPLAARGHLLGTMQYFSRTPGRFRDPADVALAEDLGRRAALALDNARLYREAQRAIAARDDVLAILSHDLGNPLSAVFIRSRVLLRTLPRELVAAREQVEGIRTAAEEMDRLVTNLLDLRRIEAGRLVVEPRPHSAAALLQGLDDSFRVLAKEKSLDLELRCLEPEPPVVRADRDRLLQALGNLVGNAIKFTPEGGRVGVYVSRDGDQVRFEVRDTGPGIPADQLPHLFDRFWQARNSGRRSVGLGLSIAKGIVEAHGGRIWVESEEGKGARFFVTVPSA; encoded by the coding sequence ATGGTGTCAAACGTTTCGAGCATCCCTTCCGCAGAAGTGCCTCGGCGCGATGCGGATCGGATCCTCGGCGCCATCCTCGACATCGCCGCCGACGCGATCATCACGATCGACGAAGATCAGCGGATCCTGATCTTCAACCAGGGGGCCGAGGAGATCTTCGGCTACTCGCGGGATGAAGTCATCGGCCAGCCGCTCGACATCCTCATTCCCGAGCGGTTCCGGCGCGGCCATCGCGGCCTCCACATCCCTGCGTTCGCGGCCGGCCCCGAGCGGGCGCGGCGCATGGCCGAGCGGAGCCAGATCTACGGGTTGCGGAAGGATGGCACCGAGTTCCCGGCGGAGGCGTCCATCTCGAAGCTCGAGGTGGACGGCCGGCTGCTGTTCACGGCGGTGCTGCGCGACATCACGGAGCGGCAGCGCGCCGCCGAGCGCCTCCAGGTGCTTGCCGACGCGGGCCGCGAGCTCGCGTCGTCGCTGGACTACGAGGTCACGCTCCGCAACATCGCACGCATCGCCGTCCAGTCGCTCGCCGACTTCTGCTCCGTGGACATCGTGCAGGACGACGGCACCGCGCGGCTCGTCGTCGCGCACCGTGACCCGGAGGATGCCGATCTCGCTGCCGCGCTGCAGCGTATCCCGCTCGACCGCAGTCGGCCGCATCCCGTGTGGAAGGTGCTCGACAGCGGCGAATCCGTCCTGATCGATGACTTCTCGGAGGCGTTCCTAGCGGAGATCGCGGCGAATGACGAGCACCTCCGGGTGCTGCGCGAGATGGCGGTGCGGTCCGTGCTGTCCGTGCCGCTCGCCGCGCGGGGCCACCTGCTCGGCACGATGCAGTATTTCTCGCGCACGCCCGGCCGCTTCCGTGACCCAGCGGACGTGGCGCTCGCCGAGGACCTCGGCCGTCGGGCGGCGCTCGCGCTGGACAACGCCCGGCTGTACCGTGAGGCGCAGCGGGCGATCGCTGCGCGGGACGACGTGCTCGCGATCCTCTCGCACGACCTCGGCAACCCGCTCAGCGCCGTGTTCATCCGCAGCCGCGTCCTGCTCCGGACGTTGCCCAGGGAACTGGTCGCGGCCCGCGAGCAGGTGGAGGGCATCCGCACCGCGGCCGAGGAGATGGACCGGCTGGTGACCAATCTGCTCGACCTACGGCGCATCGAAGCCGGGCGGCTGGTGGTGGAGCCGCGGCCCCACAGCGCGGCGGCGCTGCTCCAGGGCCTGGACGACTCCTTCCGTGTCCTCGCGAAGGAGAAATCGCTCGACCTCGAGCTGCGGTGCCTGGAGCCGGAGCCGCCGGTGGTGCGCGCCGACCGCGACCGCCTGCTGCAGGCGCTGGGCAACCTGGTCGGCAACGCCATCAAATTCACGCCGGAAGGTGGCCGCGTGGGCGTCTACGTCTCGCGCGATGGCGACCAGGTCCGCTTCGAGGTCCGCGACACGGGGCCCGGCATCCCGGCCGATCAGCTTCCTCACCTGTTCGACCGCTTCTGGCAGGCACGCAACTCCGGCCGCCGGAGCGTCGGCCTCGGCCTCTCCATCGCCAAGGGCATCGTGGAGGCGCACGGCGGCCGTATCTGGGTGGAGAGCGAGGAGGGGAAGGGCGCGCGGTTCTTCGTGACCGTCCCGTCCGCCTGA
- a CDS encoding DNA-binding response regulator: MSQLIRILLADDHAVLRAGLKALLDAEEDMHVVGEASTGEEAVDRAKALKPDVVVMDLSMPGMNGLEATRQIAALNQGTKVLVLTMHTEEEYLLPVLEAGGSGYVKKTSADEELAHAIRTVAKGEVFLYPSAARLLLEGFKNKRQEAEKDPLAQLSEREREVMALTVQGYSSSEIGEKLFISPKTVDTYRSRIMEKLGLTHRSELIRLAVRTGMLTGD, from the coding sequence ATGTCGCAACTCATCAGGATCCTGCTGGCCGACGACCATGCTGTGCTGCGTGCCGGTCTGAAGGCGCTGCTGGATGCCGAGGAGGACATGCACGTCGTCGGCGAGGCGTCCACGGGCGAGGAGGCCGTGGATCGGGCCAAGGCGCTCAAGCCCGACGTCGTCGTCATGGACCTCTCGATGCCCGGGATGAACGGACTGGAGGCGACGCGCCAGATCGCCGCGCTGAACCAGGGGACCAAGGTGCTGGTGCTGACCATGCACACCGAGGAGGAATACCTGCTCCCGGTGCTGGAGGCGGGCGGCAGCGGCTACGTGAAGAAGACCAGCGCGGACGAGGAGCTGGCGCACGCGATCCGCACCGTCGCGAAGGGCGAGGTGTTCCTGTACCCGAGCGCCGCCCGGCTGCTGCTCGAGGGCTTCAAGAACAAGCGGCAGGAGGCCGAGAAGGACCCGCTGGCCCAGTTGAGCGAGCGCGAGCGGGAAGTGATGGCCCTCACCGTCCAGGGCTACAGCTCCAGCGAGATCGGCGAGAAGCTCTTTATCAGCCCCAAGACCGTCGACACCTACCGTTCCCGCATCATGGAGAAACTCGGGCTCACCCACCGCTCCGAGCTCATCCGTCTTGCCGTCCGCACAGGGATGCTGACCGGCGACTGA
- a CDS encoding universal stress protein encodes MYRSIMVPLDGSPFSEQALPVAIALAKRCAARLHLVHVRTGSRPVRGRAGVRCDPERDYLDAIAARTSDELSDSVSFALLADTIAGVSYSNPPRRAIADVLRSYVREHGIELVVMTTHGRGGLSRAWLGSVADSFIRQSSVPVLLIRPEEKDRARVRRTAARHILIPLDGSEAAERVIEEAIKFGKPTDARYSLLRVVTPVSVIADFGPPSALFDDPTLSDRRREAVEYVSRLAERLSDEGHDVAGAVVIAPSAASAITEYAEAHDTDLIAIGTRGLGGPQRLLLGSVADKVVRTSKQPVLVCNTALAATGSPRNEEMVAMAV; translated from the coding sequence ATGTACCGCTCGATCATGGTTCCGCTCGACGGCTCGCCGTTCAGCGAGCAGGCGTTGCCGGTCGCCATCGCACTCGCCAAACGCTGTGCGGCGCGCCTGCACCTCGTCCACGTCCGCACCGGCTCGAGGCCCGTGCGCGGGCGCGCCGGCGTCCGTTGCGACCCCGAGCGCGACTACCTCGACGCCATCGCGGCACGCACGTCAGACGAGCTCTCCGATTCCGTGTCGTTCGCCCTGCTCGCGGACACCATCGCCGGCGTGTCGTACTCCAACCCGCCGCGCCGCGCGATCGCCGACGTGCTCCGGAGCTACGTCCGCGAACACGGGATCGAGCTCGTGGTCATGACCACCCACGGCCGTGGCGGCCTCAGCCGCGCGTGGCTGGGCAGCGTCGCCGACTCCTTCATCCGCCAGTCGAGCGTGCCGGTCCTGCTGATCCGGCCGGAAGAGAAGGACCGCGCCCGCGTTCGACGCACCGCCGCCCGTCACATCCTGATCCCGCTGGACGGCTCCGAGGCGGCCGAGCGCGTCATCGAGGAGGCCATCAAGTTCGGCAAGCCGACGGACGCCCGGTACTCGCTGCTCCGCGTCGTGACGCCGGTCTCCGTCATCGCCGACTTCGGCCCGCCGTCCGCCCTCTTCGACGACCCGACGCTCTCCGACCGCCGGCGCGAGGCCGTCGAGTACGTCTCCCGGCTCGCTGAACGCTTGAGCGACGAGGGCCACGACGTCGCCGGCGCCGTCGTGATCGCGCCGTCCGCGGCCTCCGCCATCACCGAGTACGCGGAGGCCCACGACACGGACCTCATCGCCATCGGCACCCGCGGCCTCGGCGGGCCGCAGCGGCTGTTGCTCGGCAGCGTCGCGGACAAGGTGGTGCGTACCAGCAAGCAGCCCGTCCTGGTCTGCAACACGGCCCTCGCCGCCACCGGTTCGCCGCGGAATGAGGAGATGGTGGCGATGGCCGTGTAG
- a CDS encoding DUF2892 domain-containing protein, translating to MSAGLNVGTADRVVRIVSGLALVAFALAAGGLTGTEKAIAWGAGMVLFATGVTAYSPAYALAGIRTRRSAERDRRTATRT from the coding sequence ATGAGCGCCGGTCTCAACGTCGGCACCGCCGACCGCGTCGTTCGGATCGTCTCGGGCCTCGCGCTCGTCGCCTTCGCCCTCGCGGCGGGCGGGCTGACGGGCACCGAAAAGGCCATCGCGTGGGGGGCCGGCATGGTCCTGTTCGCGACCGGCGTCACGGCCTACTCCCCGGCGTACGCGCTCGCCGGGATCCGCACCCGCAGGAGCGCGGAGCGGGACCGCAGGACCGCAACGCGTACGTAG